A genome region from Dolichospermum compactum NIES-806 includes the following:
- a CDS encoding trypsin-like peptidase domain-containing protein yields MKFTDRLTAAVMSSVIIVVQAPPAKALEESAINKIAKQITVRIDGKIKEFEGTSNGSGVIVEKQGNTYTVLTNWHVVQIPGEYTITTFNGDTYQINSTTVKQLGNLDLAIVQFSSNKNYDKATLGNSSQLTETSRVYAAGWAAPDEICLQSCYRFVDGKITTVLRTYKDGYGLIYSNNIAPGMSGGSVLNQDGVLVGINGRASTNSEKGTTSFAAIPINEYKKYQNIPTTPQPTPTPTPPRPTPQPKPTAISTPSPNINNNTPTDFTLAQTLTGHSGSVESVAISPDRRTLASGSGDETIKIWNLATGELIRTLSGHSDWVSSVAINPDGRTLASGSGDNTIKIWNLATGEQIRTLSGHSDSVYSVAINPDGRTLASGSWDETKNIKIWNLVTGKLIRTLSGHSNPVLSVAISPDRRTLASASWDGTIKIWNLATGKLIRTLSGYYGVRSVAISPDGRTLASASKDKTTTIKIWNLVTGKLIRTLSGHSESVNSVAISPDGRTLASVSDDTTIKIWNLATGELIRTLSGHSQVVNSVAISPDGRTLVSGSDDKTIKIWRVSGR; encoded by the coding sequence ATGAAATTTACCGATAGACTAACTGCGGCTGTAATGAGTTCTGTAATCATAGTAGTACAAGCACCACCAGCTAAAGCTTTAGAAGAAAGTGCTATTAATAAAATTGCTAAACAAATTACCGTCCGTATTGATGGTAAAATCAAAGAATTTGAGGGAACATCCAATGGTTCTGGAGTAATTGTTGAAAAACAAGGTAATACATATACGGTGCTAACAAATTGGCACGTTGTCCAAATTCCTGGAGAATATACTATCACTACATTTAATGGTGACACTTATCAAATTAATTCTACTACAGTTAAACAATTAGGAAATTTAGATTTAGCAATAGTGCAGTTTTCTAGTAATAAAAATTATGATAAAGCAACATTAGGAAATTCTAGTCAACTGACAGAAACATCAAGAGTTTATGCTGCGGGATGGGCTGCACCTGATGAAATATGTTTACAATCATGCTATCGTTTTGTTGATGGAAAAATTACGACTGTTCTGAGAACTTATAAAGATGGATATGGTTTAATTTATAGTAATAATATCGCCCCAGGAATGAGTGGCGGTTCTGTTCTCAATCAGGATGGGGTTTTAGTGGGAATTAATGGCCGTGCATCTACAAATTCTGAAAAGGGTACTACATCTTTTGCGGCTATTCCCATTAATGAATATAAGAAATATCAGAATATTCCTACTACACCTCAACCAACTCCTACACCTACGCCACCGCGTCCTACACCTCAACCAAAACCTACAGCAATTTCCACACCTTCACCAAATATTAACAATAATACACCTACTGATTTTACTCTTGCCCAAACCCTGACAGGTCATTCTGGCTCGGTTGAGTCTGTAGCCATAAGTCCAGACAGGAGAACTTTAGCTAGTGGTAGTGGGGACGAAACTATCAAAATCTGGAATCTAGCCACAGGTGAACTAATCCGCACTTTATCTGGTCATTCTGACTGGGTTAGTTCTGTAGCCATAAATCCAGACGGGAGGACTTTAGCTAGTGGTAGTGGGGACAATACTATCAAAATTTGGAATCTAGCCACAGGTGAACAAATCCGCACCTTATCTGGTCATTCTGACTCGGTTTATTCTGTAGCCATAAATCCAGACGGGAGGACTTTAGCCAGTGGTAGTTGGGACGAAACTAAAAATATCAAAATCTGGAATCTAGTCACAGGTAAACTAATCCGCACTTTATCTGGTCATTCTAACCCGGTTTTGTCTGTAGCCATAAGTCCAGACAGGAGAACTTTAGCTAGTGCTAGTTGGGACGGAACTATCAAAATCTGGAATCTAGCCACAGGTAAACTAATCCGCACTTTATCTGGTTATTACGGGGTTAGGTCTGTAGCCATAAGTCCAGACGGGAGGACTTTAGCTAGTGCTAGTAAAGACAAAACTACAACTATCAAAATATGGAATCTAGTCACAGGTAAACTAATCCGCACTTTATCTGGTCATTCTGAATCGGTTAATTCTGTAGCCATAAGTCCAGACGGGAGGACTTTAGCCAGTGTTAGTGACGACACAACTATCAAAATCTGGAATCTAGCCACAGGTGAACTAATCCGCACTTTATCTGGTCATTCTCAAGTGGTTAATTCTGTAGCCATAAGTCCAGACGGGAGGACTTTAGTTAGTGGTAGTGACGACAAAACTATCAAAATCTGGCGGGTATCTGGGCGTTAA
- a CDS encoding type II toxin-antitoxin system VapC family toxin, with the protein MNYLLDTNIVSFAIRKNLQVTERIEDIKAQRKSISISCITYFEMRRGFLAVDAPKQRERFNKFCQNYPIIFLDDLAILEKAAEIHANLRLKGLPIQTEDVLIAATAMIKGLTVVSNDSDLTRVEGLSLENWLQ; encoded by the coding sequence ATGAATTATTTGTTAGATACAAATATAGTTTCCTTTGCTATTAGGAAGAATCTGCAAGTTACTGAAAGAATTGAAGATATTAAAGCTCAAAGAAAAAGTATATCTATTAGCTGCATTACCTATTTTGAAATGAGAAGAGGATTTTTAGCGGTTGATGCTCCCAAACAAAGAGAAAGATTTAACAAATTTTGCCAAAACTATCCTATTATTTTCTTAGATGATTTGGCAATTTTAGAGAAAGCTGCGGAAATTCATGCGAATTTAAGATTAAAGGGTTTACCGATTCAAACTGAAGATGTTTTAATTGCTGCAACTGCAATGATTAAAGGTTTAACGGTTGTTTCTAATGATAGTGATTTAACAAGAGTTGAGGGTTTGAGTTTGGAGAATTGGTTGCAGTGA
- a CDS encoding serine/threonine-protein kinase: protein MISTFNNKNLIGQVLKGQKGEYQILDKLNEGGFGEIYLAEDISNKNQKYVVKLLKPKQNSNRDDFEERKRLFKREAEHLNKLEHSQIPKLKDYFVINYRLLLIVKQDFYLVEEYIEGEQLTKELPPTKKLDSSKVWQILHDILEILEFIQEEKHLVHRDVTPANLIRRKSDQQLVLIDFGTVKDMNNMENHLLSRVIGTNEYMPHERIDGIYRYNTDVFAVGMIGIQALTGVCPNLGQYDNNSIKFEDDGQITWRHLLAESQLDEQFTQKLIGIIDKMVHHDYQKTRYNTAADALKALKSIEPIKSNEKIPNSSSGSISNLVISNPETNIQPLRKLFLELIPQESEKRLNNFKNTIRTISSVYTIEITPEKDESNKVIERSLLSGKFVIIAGIATSLAFAFIGFKVVSSLKSGKEELTKSYTHPEKYMSFVIQYSNKWTATPGQTDEQEKVKFSRNDKSEPDNCPLEVSVNIADLGKAVSLEDYKRIVTKTIIQDELNTLEKANEEPKLSNSDAYQITHTRKEKGCTLKVLERGTMNLKKAYYIIYKAPEQEYDQSWPVVEKMIDSFEIKEGN, encoded by the coding sequence ATGATATCAACCTTTAATAACAAAAACTTAATTGGTCAAGTCCTCAAAGGTCAAAAGGGGGAATATCAAATCCTCGACAAATTAAATGAAGGTGGTTTTGGTGAAATCTATTTAGCTGAAGATATTTCTAATAAAAATCAGAAATATGTTGTCAAACTCCTCAAGCCTAAACAAAACTCAAATAGAGATGATTTTGAAGAAAGAAAAAGATTATTTAAACGAGAAGCAGAACATCTCAATAAACTAGAACATTCCCAAATTCCCAAATTAAAAGATTATTTTGTCATCAATTACAGATTATTACTAATAGTCAAACAAGATTTTTATTTAGTCGAAGAATATATAGAGGGTGAACAACTAACTAAAGAACTCCCACCTACGAAGAAACTCGACAGTAGTAAAGTTTGGCAAATACTCCATGATATTTTGGAAATTTTGGAATTTATCCAGGAGGAGAAACATTTAGTTCACCGTGATGTCACACCAGCAAATTTAATCAGAAGAAAAAGTGATCAACAACTCGTTTTGATTGATTTTGGTACAGTTAAAGACATGAATAATATGGAAAATCATCTACTAAGTCGAGTTATTGGCACTAATGAATATATGCCACACGAACGTATTGATGGTATTTACAGGTATAATACTGATGTTTTTGCTGTAGGGATGATTGGTATTCAAGCCTTAACAGGTGTTTGTCCAAATTTAGGGCAATATGATAATAATAGTATTAAGTTTGAAGATGATGGTCAAATTACATGGCGACATTTGCTTGCAGAATCTCAATTAGATGAACAATTTACCCAAAAACTAATTGGTATCATTGATAAAATGGTACATCATGATTATCAAAAAACTCGCTATAACACAGCCGCAGATGCGTTAAAAGCATTAAAATCTATAGAACCGATAAAGTCTAATGAAAAAATTCCTAATAGTTCTAGTGGTAGTATTTCTAATCTAGTAATTAGCAATCCAGAAACCAATATTCAACCCTTGAGAAAACTTTTCTTGGAATTGATTCCTCAAGAAAGTGAAAAAAGATTAAATAACTTCAAAAATACAATACGAACAATTTCATCAGTGTATACAATAGAAATTACACCTGAAAAAGATGAAAGTAATAAAGTTATAGAACGAAGTCTGCTATCGGGTAAATTCGTCATCATTGCTGGAATTGCTACATCATTAGCTTTTGCATTTATTGGTTTTAAAGTTGTATCTTCATTAAAATCTGGGAAAGAAGAATTAACTAAATCTTACACTCACCCAGAAAAATACATGAGTTTTGTCATCCAATATTCTAACAAATGGACAGCAACACCTGGACAAACAGATGAACAAGAGAAAGTTAAATTTTCTCGCAATGATAAATCTGAACCAGATAATTGTCCTTTAGAAGTTAGTGTGAATATTGCTGATTTAGGTAAAGCTGTATCTTTAGAAGACTATAAAAGAATAGTTACCAAAACAATTATTCAGGATGAATTGAATACATTAGAAAAAGCTAATGAAGAACCAAAATTAAGCAATTCTGACGCATATCAGATTACTCATACCCGTAAAGAAAAGGGCTGTACATTAAAGGTGCTGGAACGTGGGACTATGAATTTAAAGAAAGCCTACTATATTATATATAAAGCCCCAGAACAGGAATATGATCAATCCTGGCCTGTGGTGGAAAAGATGATTGATTCTTTTGAGATTAAAGAAGGTAATTAA
- a CDS encoding trypsin-like peptidase domain-containing protein: MIKFTYGLPVALLGAAVVVVQSQRVAASIPQQVRDIADKITVRIDGANTGSGIIIKGAGNTYTVLTCWHVVDKKGNYTVRTGDGKTYQVNYSTVKRIGNIDLAEFQFTSNENYRPVEIGNSSQVTAGSTVYAFGWAEPDQVSKGREYVPLETTARVVSQPVDEYALVLSNIVKPGMSGGPILDEQGRLIGVSGLSTIDARLETRDFLGIPINTYKEIAGIATPLKPIEITTKPTQPEKPPEIIRKPPEVRNNTPTNFTLAQTLSGHSGDVYSVAISPDGRTLASGSYDNTIKIWNLATGKLIRTLSGHSRSVVSRSVESVAISPDGRTLASGSRDKTIKIWNLATGELIRTLSGHSGDVHSVAISPEGRTLASASGDYTIKIWNLATGEQIRTLSGHSDSVLSVAISPDGRTLASGSDDKTIKIWNLATGELIRTLSGYSDWVRSVAISPDGRTLASASGDYTIKIWNLATGELIRTLSGHSNPVLSVAISPDGRTLVSASGDNTIKIWNLATGELIRTLSGHSGLVLSVAISPDGRTLASGSSDNTIKIWQLSER, translated from the coding sequence ATGATTAAATTTACTTATGGGTTGCCAGTAGCGTTGCTGGGTGCGGCTGTGGTGGTGGTTCAGTCACAAAGGGTGGCAGCTTCTATTCCTCAGCAAGTTCGGGATATTGCTGATAAAATAACAGTTCGCATTGATGGGGCTAATACTGGTTCGGGAATTATTATTAAAGGTGCTGGAAATACTTACACTGTTCTCACTTGTTGGCACGTCGTAGACAAGAAAGGAAATTATACTGTGAGGACTGGAGATGGTAAAACCTACCAAGTTAATTACAGCACGGTTAAACGAATTGGTAATATAGATTTGGCAGAGTTCCAGTTTACCAGTAATGAAAATTATCGTCCTGTGGAGATTGGTAATTCTAGTCAAGTGACTGCTGGGAGTACGGTTTATGCCTTTGGTTGGGCTGAACCTGACCAGGTAAGTAAGGGGCGAGAATATGTGCCTTTAGAGACAACTGCTAGGGTTGTAAGTCAGCCTGTAGATGAGTATGCTTTGGTTTTAAGTAATATTGTCAAACCGGGTATGAGTGGGGGTCCAATTTTAGATGAACAGGGGCGTTTGATAGGGGTAAGTGGACTATCTACAATTGATGCGAGATTAGAAACAAGGGATTTTTTAGGGATTCCAATTAATACTTATAAAGAGATTGCTGGTATTGCAACACCTCTGAAACCGATAGAAATAACTACCAAACCTACTCAACCTGAAAAACCACCAGAAATAATAAGAAAACCACCAGAAGTACGTAATAATACACCTACTAATTTTACTCTTGCCCAAACCCTTAGTGGTCATTCTGGTGATGTTTATTCTGTAGCCATAAGTCCAGACGGGAGGACTTTAGCTAGTGGTAGTTACGACAATACTATCAAAATCTGGAATCTAGCTACAGGTAAACTAATCCGCACTTTATCTGGTCATTCTAGGTCGGTTGTGTCTAGGTCGGTTGAGTCTGTAGCCATAAGTCCAGACGGGAGGACTTTAGCTAGTGGTAGTAGGGACAAAACTATCAAAATCTGGAATCTAGCTACAGGTGAACTAATCCGCACTTTATCTGGTCATTCTGGTGATGTTCATTCTGTAGCCATAAGTCCAGAGGGGAGGACTTTAGCTAGTGCTAGTGGGGACTATACTATCAAAATCTGGAATCTAGCCACAGGTGAACAAATCCGCACTTTATCTGGTCATTCTGACTCGGTTTTGTCTGTAGCCATAAGTCCAGATGGGAGGACTTTAGCTAGTGGTAGTGACGACAAAACTATCAAAATCTGGAATCTAGCCACAGGTGAACTAATCCGCACTTTATCTGGTTATTCTGACTGGGTTCGGTCTGTAGCTATAAGTCCAGACGGGAGGACTTTAGCTAGTGCTAGTGGGGACTATACTATCAAAATCTGGAATCTAGCCACAGGTGAACTAATCCGCACTTTATCTGGTCATTCTAACCCGGTTTTGTCTGTAGCCATAAGTCCAGACGGGAGGACTTTAGTTAGTGCTAGTGGGGACAATACTATCAAAATCTGGAATCTAGCTACAGGTGAACTAATCCGCACTTTATCTGGTCATTCTGGCTTGGTTTTGTCTGTAGCCATAAGCCCAGACGGGAGGACTTTAGCTAGTGGTAGTTCAGACAATACTATCAAAATCTGGCAGTTATCTGAGCGTTAA